In Campylobacter mucosalis, a single window of DNA contains:
- a CDS encoding response regulator transcription factor, whose amino-acid sequence MINSLKNLTILIVEDENDTRELMQEVLKDEFSKVITAQNGDEGLKKFKKYNPDIVLTDIAMPIMDGLDMTGAIKQISRDVPIIALSAHSEKEKLLKAIDVGINKYLMKPIDVDELLSMLESVAKDRLEIANVVKISDEYSFSKTRKVLIKNDEPIPLTKKELAFISLLVENLGNVVLHEDIKNIVWIGENVSEAAIRTFVKRMRDKAGGDLVKNVPGLGYKIEANFK is encoded by the coding sequence ATGATAAATTCATTAAAAAATTTAACAATCTTAATAGTCGAAGATGAAAATGACACAAGAGAGCTTATGCAAGAGGTTTTAAAGGATGAGTTTAGCAAGGTTATAACCGCACAAAACGGCGATGAGGGGCTTAAGAAATTTAAAAAATACAACCCAGATATAGTTTTGACAGACATTGCTATGCCGATTATGGACGGACTTGATATGACTGGTGCAATAAAGCAAATTTCGCGTGATGTGCCAATCATCGCGCTCTCGGCACATAGCGAAAAGGAAAAGCTTTTAAAAGCGATAGATGTTGGAATAAATAAATATTTAATGAAACCAATTGATGTTGATGAGCTTTTATCTATGCTAGAATCGGTTGCAAAGGATAGGCTAGAGATAGCAAATGTGGTTAAAATTTCAGACGAGTATAGCTTTAGCAAGACAAGAAAAGTGCTTATAAAAAACGACGAGCCAATACCGCTTACGAAAAAAGAGCTTGCGTTTATATCGCTTTTGGTTGAAAATTTGGGCAATGTCGTATTACACGAAGATATTAAAAATATCGTTTGGATAGGCGAAAATGTCAGCGAAGCGGCTATAAGGACTTTTGTAAAGCGTATGAGAGATAAGGCGGGTGGAGATTTGGTTAAAAATGTCCCAGGACTTGGCTATAAAATAGAGGCAAATTTTAAATAA
- the ccoN gene encoding cytochrome-c oxidase, cbb3-type subunit I, which yields MRPGQMLSYDYSVAKLFMFSTLVFGIVGMLLGVIIAFQMAYPDLNYIAGEYSTFGRLRPLHTNGIIFGFMLSGIFATWYYIGQRVLKVSMSESPFLMFVGKLHFWLYIILLACAVVSLFAGVSTSKEYSELEWPLDILVVLVWVLWGVSIFGLIGIRREKTLYISIWYFIATFLGVAMLYLFNNMEIPTRLVSGYGSWLHSVSMYAGSNDALVQWWFGHNAVAFIFTVAIIAQIYYFLPKESGQPIYSYKLSLFSFWGLMFIYLWAGGHHLIYSTVPDWMQTMGSIFSIVLILPSWGSAINILLTMKGEWVQLRENPLIKFMILASTFYMFSTLEGSILSVKSVNALAHFTDWVPGHVHDGALGWIGFMTMAALYHMTPRVFKRQIYSKSLMEVQFWIQTTGIVLYFASMWIAGITQGMMWRATDSYGNLLYSFIDTVVVLIPYYWIRAIGGALYLIGFFIFTYNILKSLSAPIVEVEPKNASPMGGARDVEVANV from the coding sequence ATGCGACCTGGTCAAATGCTGAGTTATGATTACAGCGTAGCGAAGTTGTTTATGTTTTCTACGCTAGTATTTGGTATAGTTGGTATGCTTCTTGGCGTTATTATAGCGTTTCAAATGGCGTATCCAGACTTAAACTATATAGCGGGCGAATATTCTACGTTTGGACGCTTAAGACCGCTTCATACAAATGGTATTATCTTTGGCTTTATGCTCTCTGGCATATTTGCTACTTGGTACTACATAGGACAGCGTGTTTTAAAGGTGTCTATGAGCGAGTCGCCATTTTTGATGTTTGTTGGCAAACTTCATTTTTGGCTTTATATCATCTTACTTGCCTGTGCGGTTGTGTCGCTATTTGCTGGTGTTAGCACATCAAAAGAGTATTCTGAGCTTGAGTGGCCACTAGATATTTTGGTTGTTCTTGTTTGGGTTCTTTGGGGTGTTAGTATATTCGGGCTTATCGGTATTCGCCGCGAGAAGACGCTTTATATCTCTATTTGGTATTTTATAGCTACATTCCTTGGCGTGGCAATGCTGTATTTGTTTAACAATATGGAAATTCCTACGCGTTTAGTTAGCGGATATGGCTCTTGGTTGCACTCAGTTTCTATGTATGCAGGTTCAAATGACGCCCTAGTTCAATGGTGGTTTGGGCACAATGCTGTTGCATTTATATTTACCGTTGCTATCATAGCCCAAATTTACTACTTCTTGCCAAAAGAGAGTGGACAGCCTATATATTCATACAAGCTTTCACTATTTTCATTTTGGGGGCTTATGTTTATCTATCTTTGGGCTGGTGGCCACCATCTCATTTACTCAACTGTGCCTGATTGGATGCAGACTATGGGTTCTATTTTCTCAATAGTTCTTATACTGCCATCTTGGGGTTCAGCGATAAATATACTTTTGACTATGAAAGGCGAGTGGGTTCAGCTACGTGAAAATCCTCTTATAAAATTTATGATCCTAGCTTCGACATTTTATATGTTCTCAACTCTTGAAGGCTCTATCTTATCTGTAAAATCAGTAAATGCCCTTGCACACTTTACAGATTGGGTTCCTGGACACGTTCACGACGGAGCTTTGGGTTGGATAGGATTTATGACTATGGCGGCACTTTATCATATGACGCCACGCGTATTTAAACGCCAAATTTACTCAAAATCACTTATGGAAGTTCAGTTTTGGATACAAACAACAGGTATAGTGCTATATTTTGCTTCAATGTGGATAGCTGGTATCACACAAGGTATGATGTGGAGAGCAACAGATAGCTATGGTAACTTGCTTTATAGCTTTATAGATACCGTTGTTGTACTAATCCCATACTACTGGATAAGGGCTATTGGTGGCGCATTGTATTTAATAGGATTTTTTATATTTACTTACAATATCTTAAAATCTCTCTCTGCTCCTATTGTAGAGGTAGAGCCAAAAAATGCTTCGCCTATGGGTGGTGCTAGAGATGTGGAGGTGGCAAATGTTTAG
- the ccoO gene encoding cytochrome-c oxidase, cbb3-type subunit II has protein sequence MFSFLEKNPFFFAVAVFLVIAYAGVVEILPDFTNRARPVEGTKPYSVLQLAGKHVYMQESCNACHTQMIRPFKSETDRYGMYSLSGEYAYDRPHLWGSKRTGPDLMRVGNYRTSDWHENHMKEPTSVVPGSIMPAYKHLFDKNSDIDTAYAEALTIKNVFGVPYDQADMPKLGSFDITKAEVNAEAAAIVEQMKDPEIKKAFERGEIRQIVALIAYLNSLK, from the coding sequence ATGTTTAGTTTCTTAGAGAAAAATCCATTTTTCTTTGCGGTCGCCGTGTTTTTAGTGATCGCTTATGCTGGTGTGGTTGAAATTTTACCTGATTTTACAAATCGTGCTAGACCGGTAGAGGGGACAAAACCTTATAGCGTTTTGCAACTTGCTGGAAAACACGTTTATATGCAAGAGAGCTGCAACGCTTGTCATACACAGATGATACGTCCATTTAAGAGTGAAACAGATAGATATGGTATGTATTCTCTAAGCGGAGAGTATGCCTATGATAGACCGCACCTTTGGGGCTCAAAAAGAACTGGTCCTGATTTAATGCGTGTAGGAAATTATAGGACAAGCGATTGGCACGAAAATCATATGAAAGAGCCAACTTCAGTAGTTCCAGGCTCTATAATGCCAGCTTATAAACATCTGTTTGATAAAAACTCAGACATAGATACGGCTTATGCTGAGGCTTTAACTATAAAAAATGTATTTGGTGTGCCTTATGATCAAGCCGATATGCCAAAGCTTGGTAGCTTTGATATTACAAAAGCTGAGGTAAATGCCGAGGCTGCTGCAATAGTTGAGCAGATGAAAGATCCTGAGATTAAAAAGGCGTTTGAGCGTGGGGAAATACGTCAGATAGTTGCACTAATCGCGTATTTAAATAGTTTAAAATAG
- a CDS encoding cytochrome c oxidase, cbb3-type, CcoQ subunit codes for MDMQTIRELQAYGFFFFVVFLVCVLYGYCYHLYRSERTGRRDYEKYSNLAIQDDLDSTILERKI; via the coding sequence ATGGATATGCAAACTATAAGAGAGTTACAAGCTTATGGTTTTTTCTTTTTTGTAGTGTTTTTAGTTTGCGTGCTTTATGGCTATTGCTATCATCTTTACAGATCAGAACGCACAGGCAGAAGAGATTATGAAAAGTATTCAAACCTGGCGATACAAGATGATCTTGATAGCACTATTTTAGAGAGAAAGATTTAA
- a CDS encoding cbb3-type cytochrome c oxidase N-terminal domain-containing protein, producing the protein MEWFNLQDNVNLLSIIGLASLVILTIAIAGKYVNQMKDAKDNASVEMADENWDGIGEYKNPLPIGWAVSFVVLLVWAIWYFLVGYPLNSYSQIGEYNDEVKTANEKFSKEHANLDDKKLRDMGEGIFLVQCSACHGITGDGMGNKAADLSKWGSEQGLFDVIVKGSKGLGYPGGEMPGGMAGDDATAKAIAAYVAKEISGIKYTKNENLVNQGKEAYGACTSCHGEDSKGMDGTFPDLTKYGTSDFVVDVLKRGKHGDIGAMPKFDTMLNEIQQKAVGEYIISLSRGK; encoded by the coding sequence ATGGAGTGGTTTAACTTACAAGATAATGTAAATTTACTTTCTATAATCGGCTTGGCTTCACTCGTTATTTTAACGATCGCCATAGCAGGTAAGTATGTAAATCAAATGAAAGACGCAAAAGATAATGCGTCGGTTGAAATGGCAGATGAAAATTGGGACGGCATAGGGGAGTATAAAAACCCCTTGCCAATAGGCTGGGCAGTTAGCTTTGTAGTGTTGCTAGTTTGGGCGATTTGGTATTTTTTAGTCGGCTATCCGCTAAATTCATACTCTCAAATTGGCGAATACAACGATGAAGTAAAAACAGCTAACGAGAAATTTAGCAAAGAACACGCAAATCTAGACGATAAAAAACTTAGAGATATGGGCGAGGGCATATTCTTGGTTCAATGCTCGGCTTGTCACGGCATTACTGGCGACGGTATGGGTAATAAAGCAGCCGATCTTAGCAAGTGGGGTAGTGAGCAGGGATTATTTGACGTCATCGTAAAAGGCTCAAAAGGTCTTGGCTATCCTGGTGGTGAAATGCCAGGCGGTATGGCAGGTGATGACGCAACTGCTAAAGCTATCGCAGCTTACGTAGCAAAGGAAATTTCAGGCATTAAATATACTAAAAATGAAAATTTAGTAAATCAAGGCAAAGAGGCTTATGGTGCTTGTACATCTTGCCACGGCGAAGATAGCAAGGGTATGGATGGTACCTTCCCTGACCTTACAAAATACGGCACTAGTGATTTTGTTGTAGATGTGTTAAAAAGAGGCAAACACGGCGATATAGGTGCTATGCCTAAATTTGATACTATGCTAAATGAAATTCAGCAAAAAGCTGTTGGCGAGTATATTATCTCACTTTCAAGGGGTAAATAG
- a CDS encoding DUF4006 family protein has translation MENTNRSVFALNGATGMLIATVLLLSILAVLTYFAIILQQDVANKPYKLENPTAVQFKNTDNSKHFVIKDK, from the coding sequence ATGGAAAATACAAACAGATCGGTTTTTGCACTAAATGGTGCGACGGGTATGCTTATAGCGACTGTGTTATTGCTTAGTATTTTAGCTGTTCTTACATATTTTGCGATTATCTTACAACAAGATGTTGCAAACAAGCCATACAAGCTTGAAAATCCAACAGCTGTGCAGTTTAAAAACACCGATAACTCAAAACACTTTGTGATAAAGGATAAGTAA
- a CDS encoding FixH family protein codes for MRDKKTFWPYGIVISILGCVALCVGTIWVSLDYPVELDGFYLQNKTIVNDNINEIIAKQKAFDEKFSVSLKTQKFKIKSDENVKIAITPKTDEKINLNYQILLTRPDTNAYNKELNATINDNILTTSKIEPTLEGRWQIMLKLSAQDIVGFYKLEFFVVK; via the coding sequence ATGAGAGATAAAAAGACGTTTTGGCCTTATGGCATAGTTATTAGTATTTTAGGTTGCGTTGCACTTTGCGTTGGAACGATTTGGGTTAGCCTTGACTATCCAGTTGAGCTTGACGGCTTTTATTTACAAAACAAAACTATCGTAAATGACAATATAAATGAGATAATCGCAAAACAAAAGGCATTTGATGAGAAATTTAGCGTATCTTTAAAGACGCAAAAATTTAAAATCAAAAGTGATGAAAATGTCAAAATAGCAATCACTCCAAAGACAGATGAAAAGATAAATTTAAACTACCAAATACTACTTACCAGACCCGATACAAACGCATACAACAAAGAGCTAAACGCCACAATAAATGACAACATTCTAACTACCAGCAAAATAGAACCAACTCTTGAAGGCAGATGGCAGATTATGCTAAAATTATCAGCACAAGACATCGTTGGATTTTATAAGCTGGAGTTTTTTGTTGTTAAATGA
- a CDS encoding PD-(D/E)XK nuclease family protein, whose translation MLLNDLNVFTSLRAIREFNSSFSNTLVPKSMSIGEFFSKAIMVNGLNEASDSELLIYMNEACSRCYRANSVLNIPNEFFAFLKNNDYLFSFFKEVYHQKKSFDDLKFSDIYANYEEHIEILSEVAQNYKEILLQNGLYDAIILPEVYSLNESYISSFDSINIHIDGLLSEFEWEVILALKTPVKIYFKTSNLNTKLIKKIAEISNKSIDDFAMYFEYELSLGSGELRAIRACAKNRIVTTKSFSLQSLQSAFVFEKISTFIKDGIDAKRIVVILPDESFSQILSLHDSSKMLSFAMGKSVKNTKFYTLVFKICECLKEGNEPILSTDYFKLDNKILEKNDSFLNFAKLPNELFLKIKMHFNLIVGFDIFSEILCEIFDVCGENRLSEIFKEELFFLKNLIEQKRLSLAQALEFFLLRFKDRSIDDVGGGAVKVMGLLESRGLCFDGVIIVDFNDEFVPKRSVNEMFLSSKVRQKAGLISYTDRENLQRFYYESLIGSAKKVAISYVLDESRISSRFLNSFTCVEDSEYDEQEYLRLFSGGKLAVFNQTSPLLEHNFFAKPLSFSRLNTFLTCPRKYYYRYVCGFSEPRSLGVGGSNFIGNAYHDALFEYYNTHKEFDLSKFLAILSTKGLNKLDLEIARQKFKTFAQSENAHFDDGWRVKELEVGFKNIFEGVEIEGKIDRIDCRGDELCIIDYKSGSLPKDTLQLSFYQALLGVKAECYFYDLKDEMKLVFAQTDMQILKEYFTSIKEYFKKPVSFEPEISSNCHYCAYFTICRGLK comes from the coding sequence TTGTTGTTAAATGATCTAAATGTATTTACCAGCCTACGTGCAATAAGGGAGTTTAACTCATCATTTTCAAATACCCTCGTGCCAAAGAGTATGAGTATTGGCGAATTTTTCTCAAAAGCTATTATGGTAAATGGCTTAAATGAAGCCAGCGATAGTGAGCTTTTGATATATATGAACGAGGCTTGTTCGCGTTGTTACCGTGCAAATAGCGTTCTTAATATCCCAAATGAATTTTTTGCATTTTTAAAAAATAATGACTATCTTTTCTCATTTTTTAAAGAGGTGTATCATCAAAAAAAGAGTTTTGATGATCTGAAATTTAGCGATATTTATGCAAATTATGAAGAGCATATTGAAATTTTAAGCGAGGTGGCACAAAATTATAAGGAAATTTTGTTGCAAAATGGTTTGTATGACGCTATTATTTTGCCAGAAGTTTATAGTTTAAATGAGAGTTATATAAGCTCTTTTGATAGTATAAATATCCACATAGACGGGCTTTTGAGTGAATTTGAGTGGGAGGTGATTTTAGCATTAAAAACCCCTGTGAAAATTTACTTTAAAACATCAAATTTAAATACAAAACTCATTAAAAAAATAGCTGAAATTTCAAACAAAAGCATTGATGATTTTGCTATGTATTTTGAGTACGAGCTGTCGCTTGGTAGTGGCGAGTTAAGGGCGATTAGGGCGTGTGCTAAAAATAGGATTGTTACGACTAAGTCATTTTCTTTACAGAGTTTGCAATCGGCTTTTGTTTTTGAAAAAATTTCAACATTTATAAAAGACGGCATAGACGCAAAGCGTATAGTTGTCATCTTGCCAGATGAGAGTTTTTCACAAATTTTATCGCTTCACGATAGCTCTAAAATGCTAAGCTTTGCTATGGGCAAAAGCGTTAAAAATACAAAATTTTACACACTCGTTTTTAAAATTTGTGAGTGTTTAAAAGAGGGTAATGAGCCGATTTTAAGCACGGATTATTTTAAGTTAGATAATAAAATTTTAGAAAAAAATGATAGCTTTTTAAATTTTGCAAAATTACCAAATGAGCTTTTTTTAAAGATAAAAATGCACTTTAATCTTATAGTTGGTTTTGATATTTTTTCAGAGATTTTGTGCGAAATTTTTGATGTTTGTGGCGAAAATAGACTTAGCGAAATTTTCAAAGAGGAGCTATTTTTCTTAAAAAATTTAATAGAGCAAAAGCGACTTAGTCTAGCTCAAGCTCTTGAGTTTTTTCTCTTAAGATTTAAAGATAGAAGTATAGATGATGTTGGCGGTGGAGCTGTAAAGGTTATGGGGCTTCTTGAGAGTAGGGGGCTTTGCTTTGATGGTGTTATTATCGTTGATTTTAACGATGAATTTGTTCCAAAAAGAAGCGTAAATGAGATGTTTTTAAGCTCAAAAGTTCGCCAAAAAGCTGGGCTTATAAGCTACACCGATAGAGAAAATTTGCAAAGATTTTACTATGAAAGCCTAATTGGCTCGGCTAAAAAAGTAGCCATCTCTTACGTGCTTGATGAGAGTCGTATATCCTCTAGGTTCTTAAACTCATTTACTTGTGTAGAGGACAGCGAGTATGATGAGCAGGAGTATTTAAGGCTTTTTAGTGGCGGTAAATTGGCAGTGTTTAATCAAACATCGCCACTTTTAGAGCATAATTTTTTTGCAAAACCACTCTCATTTTCAAGGCTTAACACATTTTTAACTTGCCCCAGAAAGTATTATTACAGATATGTTTGCGGTTTTAGTGAGCCAAGATCGCTTGGTGTGGGTGGCTCAAATTTCATAGGAAATGCCTACCACGACGCACTTTTTGAATACTATAACACGCACAAGGAATTTGACCTGTCTAAATTTCTAGCCATTTTATCAACAAAGGGACTTAACAAGCTTGATCTTGAGATAGCAAGGCAGAAATTTAAAACTTTTGCTCAAAGTGAAAATGCTCATTTTGATGATGGCTGGAGAGTTAAAGAGCTTGAAGTTGGTTTTAAAAACATCTTTGAGGGCGTGGAAATTGAGGGTAAGATAGACCGCATAGATTGTCGTGGCGACGAGCTTTGTATTATTGATTACAAAAGCGGTAGTTTGCCAAAAGATACGCTCCAGCTTAGTTTTTACCAGGCACTTTTAGGCGTTAAGGCCGAGTGCTATTTTTATGACTTAAAAGATGAGATGAAGCTAGTTTTTGCACAAACCGATATGCAAATTTTAAAAGAGTATTTTACTAGCATTAAAGAGTATTTTAAAAAGCCAGTTAGCTTTGAGCCTGAAATTTCAAGCAATTGTCACTATTGTGCATATTTTACGATTTGTAGAGGTCTTAAATGA